A single window of Dermochelys coriacea isolate rDerCor1 chromosome 2, rDerCor1.pri.v4, whole genome shotgun sequence DNA harbors:
- the PDCD6 gene encoding programmed cell death protein 6 isoform X2 yields MAAGYQYRPGAGGGGPAMQEPNFLWGVFQRVDKDRSGVISDSELQQALSNGTWTPFNPATVRSILSMFDRENKGGVNFNEFTGVWKYISDWQNVFRTYDRDNSGMIDKNELKQALTGYRLSDQFYDILVRKFDRQGRGQIAFDDFIQCCVVLQRLTDIFRRYDTDQDGWIQVSYEQYLSMVFSIV; encoded by the exons ATGGCAGCGGGGTATCAGTATCGGCCCGGCGCGGGGGGCGGCGGCCCGGCTATGCAGGAGCCCAACTTCCTGTGGGGCGTGTTCCAGAG gGTTGATAAAGACAGGAGTGGAGTAATATCTGACAGTGAACTTCAGCAGGCATTATCCAACG GAACATGGACTCCATTTAATCCAGCAACTGTCAGGTCAATTCTGT CCATGTTTGACAGAGAGAACAAAGGTGGAGTGAACTTCAATGAATTCACTGGAGTATGGAAGTATATCTCAGATTGGCAGAATGTTTTTCGAACGTATGATAGAGATAATTCTGGAATGATTGATAAAAATGAACTAAAGCAAGCACTAACAg GATATCGACTATCTGATCAATTCTACGATATCCTCGTTCGGAAATTTGACAGACAAGGAAGAGGACAAATTGCTTTTGATGACTTCATTCAGTGCTGTGTTGTGTTGCAG AGGCTGACTGATATTTTCAGGCGTTATGATACTGATCAGGATGGCTGGATTCAAGTGTCTTATGAACAATATCTTTCCATGGTCTTCAGCATTGTATGA
- the PDCD6 gene encoding programmed cell death protein 6 isoform X1 — MAAGYQYRPGAGGGGPAMQEPNFLWGVFQRVDKDRSGVISDSELQQALSNGTWTPFNPATVRSILSMFDRENKGGVNFNEFTGVWKYISDWQNVFRTYDRDNSGMIDKNELKQALTGFGYRLSDQFYDILVRKFDRQGRGQIAFDDFIQCCVVLQRLTDIFRRYDTDQDGWIQVSYEQYLSMVFSIV; from the exons ATGGCAGCGGGGTATCAGTATCGGCCCGGCGCGGGGGGCGGCGGCCCGGCTATGCAGGAGCCCAACTTCCTGTGGGGCGTGTTCCAGAG gGTTGATAAAGACAGGAGTGGAGTAATATCTGACAGTGAACTTCAGCAGGCATTATCCAACG GAACATGGACTCCATTTAATCCAGCAACTGTCAGGTCAATTCTGT CCATGTTTGACAGAGAGAACAAAGGTGGAGTGAACTTCAATGAATTCACTGGAGTATGGAAGTATATCTCAGATTGGCAGAATGTTTTTCGAACGTATGATAGAGATAATTCTGGAATGATTGATAAAAATGAACTAAAGCAAGCACTAACAggttttg GATATCGACTATCTGATCAATTCTACGATATCCTCGTTCGGAAATTTGACAGACAAGGAAGAGGACAAATTGCTTTTGATGACTTCATTCAGTGCTGTGTTGTGTTGCAG AGGCTGACTGATATTTTCAGGCGTTATGATACTGATCAGGATGGCTGGATTCAAGTGTCTTATGAACAATATCTTTCCATGGTCTTCAGCATTGTATGA
- the PDCD6 gene encoding programmed cell death protein 6 isoform X3, producing MFDRENKGGVNFNEFTGVWKYISDWQNVFRTYDRDNSGMIDKNELKQALTGFGYRLSDQFYDILVRKFDRQGRGQIAFDDFIQCCVVLQRLTDIFRRYDTDQDGWIQVSYEQYLSMVFSIV from the exons ATGTTTGACAGAGAGAACAAAGGTGGAGTGAACTTCAATGAATTCACTGGAGTATGGAAGTATATCTCAGATTGGCAGAATGTTTTTCGAACGTATGATAGAGATAATTCTGGAATGATTGATAAAAATGAACTAAAGCAAGCACTAACAggttttg GATATCGACTATCTGATCAATTCTACGATATCCTCGTTCGGAAATTTGACAGACAAGGAAGAGGACAAATTGCTTTTGATGACTTCATTCAGTGCTGTGTTGTGTTGCAG AGGCTGACTGATATTTTCAGGCGTTATGATACTGATCAGGATGGCTGGATTCAAGTGTCTTATGAACAATATCTTTCCATGGTCTTCAGCATTGTATGA